From Styela clava chromosome 6, kaStyClav1.hap1.2, whole genome shotgun sequence, one genomic window encodes:
- the LOC120328413 gene encoding uncharacterized protein LOC120328413: MKLPVLFLVSVVLLLSHNSSAKQIRRHIYGPLKDGEYCQKDYFEIAKGWLEERYCKKCRRGYENNDTEHSNTCTKIKTKPSIRSPPIRKKITEEHKPNKEENRNVSNLTATPTMYEPTKSILSPTNKQTTTPIGVNHGIKTPKFREKNKIKNNETSSTKEIDTVCKPEASNVTAYICIIAILSVVDVAAFAIIAWMCWRSNT; this comes from the exons ATGAAGCTGCCTGTATTATTTCTTGTGTCAGTGGTCTTACTTCTGTCACACAATTCATCTGCTAAACAGATTAGAAGGCATATCTATGGACCTTTAAAAGATGGAGAATATTGTCAGAAAGACTACTTCGAAATTGCTAAGGGTTGGTTGGAGGAAAGGTACTGCAAGAAATGCAGAAGAGGATATGAAAATAATGATACAGAACATTCTAATACATGTACCAA gatCAAAACGAAACCGTCCATACGATCACCACCAATCAGAAAGAAAATCACTGAAGAACACAAACCTAATAAAGAGGAAAATCGTAATGTTTCTAATTTAACGGCAACACCAACTATGTATGAGCCGACGAAGAGCATTCTATCCCcaacaaataaacaaacaacGACCCCTATTGGAGTTAATCATGGCATCAAAACCCCCAAATTtagagaaaaaaacaaaatcaagaatAATGAAACGTCTTCTACGAAGGAAATTGACACAGTGTGCAAACCCGAAGCCTCTAATGTTACTGCCTACATTTGTATTATAGCGATACTGTCGGTCGTAGATGTGGCAGCGTTTGCCATAATAGCTTGGATGTGCTGGAGATCCAATACATAA